TCTGAATCAAATAAATGGATTGATATGCATATtcttataaatagttataaaagATGGGGAAACTTTCCAAAGATCAAACTCTCTCACGTTCTGGGCTTTGTTTTGATATATCCTCAAATATCCATATTCAGTCGATTGCATTAATTCTCGAATGACTGAAagtaattcaaatttaaaatatcctTTTAAGAtacttttcttcttcaaaaggtaacatatttttttctaatttaaacatcgaaaaataaatgaaaaagcaGCTTTTGTTATTTCTAAAAACATTAGATTATCTTGTGATTTTAGAGGGTTGTTTGGTTGGTAttgtagttttagtttttatactttataaaatagactgaattttttttgttttgtttttaatctgttttactatatattaatttacaaagcACATAATAAAATCTGAagaaaatttgattaaaaacatatatttatttttctaactttttttattgtggttttatttttgaaagtaaaatatgatttctttataaaaaaatgctttagagaaaaaaaactgtCCAAATCATCTACAATCATTGCCAATTAACCTCTAAATATCATTCATCTGTCAAGAGTCTAATctaaactaaaacaaatatatttaacaCTCAAAATTTCCATTATTCATGATGACTAACTATAAATGATATACTTATACTATATGATTTCATTCTTACCATTTTGattaatgttaataattttgattgatttgagtttatttttattaattttaaattcataacaTATTAGTATATTACCATTATTCTAGCTAGAATTTAATCCTTCATAATAAACCAATGAAATGAATTCCATTTTGTTTGAtaacaaaatcttttttatGCAAAAAAATAGTAGCTTTATGGTCAAACTTTAAATGTTTCTACACCAAACCAGAGATTCAAATTTCAGAcaatatgtaatttttattagAGATTATATGATGAAGAACTGGTTATTTTCccagttaaaaatatatattttttctcatcaaaataaatcacctaaaattacattaaacaGACTgaacaaaataacataaaagaaaaaacaaaacagtattttaaaataaaaattcttccCCTACACGCAAGCAAACTATAAATTAAAGCCAAACAACCACCTTGTTAAGCTAATTCATTCTCATACTTCCTTCCTATCTTCAACAATCTTGAAAACCATGGTTATTATGTTACAGCCAGAGCCAGTCACTCTTAATAATAGCCAAGTCTATGTAAACCCAAAATGCAAACCGAGTCCGGTTCTAATCCCGGTTGTAAATCTAACCGACCAAAACGCCAAAACCCAAATCGTGAAAGCATGCGAGGAGTTAGGGTTCTTCAGAGTCATCAACCATGGGGTCCAACCCGAGCTATTGACCCAGTTGGAAGAAGAGGCCGTCAAGTTCTTTGCTTTGCCACAGTCTCATAAAGACAAGGCCGGTCCAGCCGACCCGTTTGGGTACGGTAGTAAACGGATCGGACCCAATGATGATGTAGGCTGGATTGAGTATATTCTCCTCAATGCTAATAGTGATACCAAAACCACAGCCGTTTTTCGGCAAACCACTCCAACTTTCAGGTAAAGACAAACAAAGCTCTCCTGTTTCTTGTCTTCTCTCCCATAttctttaatatttaaaagGTAAACAGAGAGACCGTGGAAGTGTACATGGAGGAGATGAAGGACATGTCGAGCAAAGTTCTTGAGATGGTAGCTGAAGAGCTAAAGATAGAGCCAAAAGAGAAGCTAAGCAGACTGGTGAGGGTGAAGGAGAGTGATTCTTGTCTGAGGATGAACCATTACCCGGAGAAGGAAGAGACTCCAGACAAGAAAGAGGTTGGGTTCGGTGAGCACACGGATCCACAGTTAGTGTCAGTTCTCAGGTCAAACGACACGGAGGGCTTGCAAATCTGTTTGAAAGATGGGACTTGGGTCGATGTTCCACCTGATCACTCCTCTTTCTTCGTTTTTGTCGGAGATACTCTTCAGGTAGCTTTTCTGTttctacttcttctttttttttttaaatgctaaaCATTATCtttgagcaaaaaaaaatgctaaACATTATCtctttaaatctattttagtttcaatcatTATAATTGGGGAACTTTAcaaatggaattttttttttgacaaaatcaaTAAGATATGTCCGAATTATACAAAACTTTTAATATGTATACTGAATTTCACTATATACATACATACgtacatatatatagtatgaATATAAATAACTGTGCTTAAAATATATTCAGAAAAATATAATCTAAATGATATGGGTAATActtcaaattttagaaaatcCAGTTCAGGTTTGttatgatttatttctttttatgatCGGCTCATTTGTTCTAAGTTTCTCTTGTAGACTTTtgcatttataaatatattttcctatGTAATAAAGAGCTctataataaatgaaaaatcgTGCAGACTAGTAGACCACACCCTTACGTGACAAATACCATGACATGAATCATGCTGAACCATGGCATGAATCATGATTGACATGCAACTTTTGAAACTGATACTGTATTATTGGTTCACAAAGAAGTCACACATTTCTAATTATTCTTTTGGGTGCGTACATAGGTGATGACTAATGGAAGATTCAAAAGTGTAAAACACAGAGTGCTGACAAATACAAAAAGATCAAGATTATCGATGATCTACTTCGCAGGTCCTCCGTTGACGGAGAAGATTGCACCGTTGTCATGCCTTGTCCCAAAGCAGGAGGACTGGCTCTATAAAGAATTTACTTGGTCTCAGTACAAGTCAGCTGCTTACAAGACTAAGCTTGGCGACTATAGGCTTGGTCCCTTTGAGAAACAACTTCCATTTTCTATATCTAGTGTTTGaggttttttcttctttttagcaTATAAGTCTGGACaagaaaaataatagaaaatacaaagttttcaaaaaaaaattatgttgttaTGTATTGtagttatttttagtatttCTTATCTTGTTTTGGCTTGCTCTATATACAATGTTCATCTCCTCTTACTATATCAATATTTTGTTTGGCTTGCTCTATACAATCCAACGttaagaagaaaaacaattacGCTGGTTTTTTATCTGAACtatataaaccaaaacaatTTTGGGTTTCTGTTAAAACTCTCAGTTTGGAAATCTTTTCGAAATATAGATTATCGattattagtttaatttattttgttgattCACACAGAAATTATTAAACCCATTAATCAAAACTAACCAAAATTAACCCAAATAAAACTANNNNNNNNNNNNNNNNNNNNNNNNNNNNNNNNNNNNNNNNNNNNNNNNNNNNNNNNNNNNNNNNNNNNNNNNNNNNNNNNNNNNNNNNNNNNNNNNNNNNtaaaatttaatgtgaaatataaaaaccacaatttaagttggtatatgaaattaatctttttgttgtattttcttatatattttgaaaacattttttaataaaggttattggaaaatattttagtaaaaataaatttttgaaataaatgcatattttaaatcaatttttgatataaatcaactttaaattattatttttatttaaaatatgtatataaaatttaaattttattttatgattattttcgACAAAACAATggttttaggtaattagattagtccactttgtatattttaaaactgatataattttatccatctttcaaaattttattttttgcattagttttctatgaattattattaattttatgattttttgttttttgaaaattgaactcttgaaaattttatatttgactaaagtAAATAAAGTagtaatattgtttttaaaaattgttttatatactatactatttatatttcagtttgtttttattatcaccataaagaattgtaaataaaaagaattgtaaatatagcgacagaattgtaaataaaaagaaatatagaaaaaatgttgtttaatttattgtaaaaacaatggctaggtgtttaaataaaaagaagtattaaatatgttattcatgtttctaaacaattctcatttaaaagaaaaacaattctcatttgttattaatttattaaaaatacaatgattaaatgtgtaaataaaagaaagtatacatctctactatccacgtttccaaac
This genomic stretch from Raphanus sativus cultivar WK10039 chromosome 3, ASM80110v3, whole genome shotgun sequence harbors:
- the LOC130509590 gene encoding gibberellin 2-beta-dioxygenase 3-like → MVIMLQPEPVTLNNSQVYVNPKCKPSPVLIPVVNLTDQNAKTQIVKACEELGFFRVINHGVQPELLTQLEEEAVKFFALPQSHKDKAGPADPFGYGSKRIGPNDDVGWIEYILLNANSDTKTTAVFRQTTPTFRETVEVYMEEMKDMSSKVLEMVAEELKIEPKEKLSRLVRVKESDSCLRMNHYPEKEETPDKKEVGFGEHTDPQLVSVLRSNDTEGLQICLKDGTWVDVPPDHSSFFVFVGDTLQVMTNGRFKSVKHRVLTNTKRSRLSMIYFAGPPLTEKIAPLSCLVPKQEDWLYKEFTWSQYKSAAYKTKLGDYRLGPFEKQLPFSISSV